CTTACTATTACCTTGTTtttgtatgtatatatgtttAGTGCTGGAATGATTTTGTCGATTTAATGGACAACGGAATTCCTGGCCTCAATATCCCGACGTTTGATCCATGGTTCTCTAACGACAGTTTCCCATTCCGGATGCAAGATAGCGATATCGTTCTTCGTGCAGATGTCAATGCTACGTAAGCGTCAAATAGTAAATCTAGTTAGTTTTTTGTATGAAACACGATTAAATGAGATGTCCGTATAATAAGGAACGTTACGTCGCTTGGCTTTTCTTCAGTGGAGATTCCAGCAGTGTATGACAATGGAAACGGGCACTTTAACATTTCCCTGACTCTGTCAGACCTAAAAATTAATGGCCTCTACTCAGTCGTGGGTAGCCACCATTATTTTTATCCTATTGTCGGGAATGGACCCTTtgatatgatgatgatggatgttTACTCAAGCGGGACTGCAACTCTCATGTATAATGGTAAGCACTAAGCGCAGATAAGCTTGGCTTATCGTGATTAATTCTCGTTTAATTGAGTTTTATTACTAGACTAtgctaataaataaattctggAAAAAATAGCAACAGGTACGACGGCAGGACAATATTTCAAATGTAAAACGTAAATTGGTTCTGATTTCAGAAAGTCGACACAGTCCGACGCTCTCACCCGTAGTGACAGAATGTTTAATCACTATTGTACCTTAAGTTTTATTCCTTTGACATTGTacataaaaatgttgaatgatTTCGTGTTAAAAGtcatgggaaaaagaaattaaatcatAGCAGTAGAATAGTGTCGATAATGTCCATTAAAACAATAGCACAAAGCTATGGTATATGGTATGCTAGTCTATCATAAGTGTGTAAATAACTAAACATATACATTTTTCTACATTTAGGTACGGTTTATAGTTTGACTAAGTTGGAATTAACTCCGCTTTTGTACGGATCGGCAACTGCCGAATTCTTCAGTCTATcggtattttaaattatatttaaaaaaatgttgtttattataattttttttttacaaatattaTATTGCCTACAAGAAGTAGCGGGAACAAATTTTTAGTAGTtggattttatttatatagatTTCCGGTACAGATAGCACATCCGCAACCTACACCCAAATCGTTAATTTGATGACGGAACTATTGTGGTTTCAAGTAGAAGAAGAGCTTCGCCTACAGTTAAGCGTGTCGATAACTGAATACCTGAACAACCAGCTCTTGGTATTTCTATGTCCGCTCGCTTTAGTTAAATTCACCGTCTAATTGATGTCCAAATATGATTGTCTATTACAGGATTTCAAACCAAGCAGTTCTTCAGTTCcccttcaaaaacaaaaatcttaaaTCATTGTTATCTGCACTTTTCTCGAAGCATCAACTTACGATTTAAAACTTATATTCAAATTTGGGTATCCTTTAACTGTTTTTTGTGGAAAATTTTATTCATATGGTACGCATGAAaatctaaataataaatagcAGGAACTAAACGAATTGAGTAatgccatttttttaaaaaggtgaaccaaaaaaaaaaaaaggatagaaaatTTCGATGCTTTGCAAAAAATGAATCTACACGAAAGTAGACTACACAAAGGAGGAATAGCAGCACAGGGCTAACACGTCGAATCAGTACATCATTAAACTAAAGTTCTATTATAATTTCACTCTTGTATTTGTAGGAAGCTTAATTTATGCTTAAAATTTGGTTTACAGCAATCTTGGTAATGCTCCATTCTAACACTGTGTCAAGGCTAGGTTTATTGCAATTATAAATAAACAATATCGAGCAATTACGCAAAGttcatttgtttaaattaGGAACTACTATCGAAGATTGTATTAATTTACCAGTTATATTTCTAGATACAAcagattttcaattaaaatgcaACCTTTATTTCTGTAGCTACATCAACGGcacagtaaaaaagaaattgtggatatttaaagtaaatataacAATGGCATGTTTCAAAACTTGTTTATTCAACTGTTCTGATACATTATTTTTGGGTATcctttttgcaatttttccGAATTATGTCAGCCtatcgaaattgaaaaaattaattcaactgCTCCAATAAAAAGCATTAAATAGAATTAGTCTTACGTCTCAATTAGCGACTCTCTCATGTCTGTGGTAATGACGCTGGGTTGATTTGCTTCATTCAAACGGAAAACGTTTTCAATAACAGAAATCTCCGTGGCTGTGGTGTCGAATCCGCAAAAAGCCGACCAATCATTCACTACTAAGCCGGCACCAATTACATCACTACCTCTGTTAACTGTCCCTgcctgaaaaatgaaaaaaaaaacaccttaaTGTTTATATgtgaactttttcttctttacatgTTCTAATGCTTACCACTAGAGGCACCTGCAGAAGAGAGCTGAGTTCATCTTGATCTGCCACAGTTGTTTTTGGATGGACAATACCACCCTGGTTAGAAAAAGCGCAATATGAACCAGTAAGGACAGAGCCGGCAATTGTATGACGGAAGACTTCAACATTTAAGGTATCTGCAAGAACTTCCTCTGTTTCTTTATCTAAATCTGGATGTACCAATGCAACATAATCATTGCATGCAATAACCTGTGAAATACACAAATGATGAATTGGTAATCCTAATTAATTGATTGGCTAATGGGATTGACAAACATTTCCTAAAGCAGACAGACGTTCTTCAACACGCTGGATTTTGACAGAATCTGGTAAAGAGTTGCGAATATGTTGCAATTCCTGATCTGTAGTACTGTTTGGCAGCAGTAGACCATGCCTGTTAGCTGTTGAAAAgtaatatttacaaaaataacataatttatttttcaatatctTCAAGAGACCCACTGTCAACTTTTGTATGAAGGGAAAACTCACCAACTGTCAACCGTCCAATTATCCTGCAGCCAGCAACTGATGTGTGAATTACTGGAATAGTGTCAGACAACTCTGATTCAAAAACACTGTAACATGAACCAAATGCAGCATGATAAATCACGAGAAATCCTATTCaagattttttagaaaaagacgCATGACACGTATATTTTACCTGTAGAAATTTTCTGATCCACCGATGGCAACCAAGCAATAAGCGTTGGTCAGTTTTGCAAAAACACCGACTTCattgttattttcaaattgaacgCGAACTGCCATGATGAAAGTATTTCGTCAAACTAAACGATAAAGTAGTAGCGATGTGCGTGAGAGAAGTAATAGACGAACACTTAGTTTCACACGTGGGACGAACGgggagacgagacgcaagagAGACGGATCTTAAATATCGATACATGTACGAACTGTGTAACTATCGATATAAACGTTTTTGTCGGTaggggatttttttaaaaaaagcacaacattttgaaaatcacAAAGCTCGATTGTCGATTCTTACTTGAATTTGTACTatacctaaaaataaaaataaagggtGAAAGAACTGACACTGACAATTTTGAGAATAGAAGGAACAAACCAAATTCAGTAGTTAATTGTAGTAATATGTATTTTCCGTACAATTTCGTTCATGGTTCCAACAATCTcacatttaaaattcatattcCTCGCTTGATTGGCTTAGGAGATACAAGAACTCGTACAGGTTTACATAGTTCAATAATAAATGAGTCTTCTGAGAAACCTCGCCATCTTTTTAAAGCAGAAGGAACCTCGGGATCAGTAACATCCAAAACCAAAGAAAGTTCAATATGCGATGATTCTGTCCACACTTGATGTGATACCAAAACAGATGTTCGCAAACGGTGATCAGGAACGGAAATAATATTCTCACTCGAATCATTTTTAGGATAGTGTTTGATCATCTTCAGATGCGACTCTTGTGGTATAATTAGCTGAGCATTAAGATCGGGATATTTCACACGGACTCGCAAATACTCTGAATGAGCAAGTCCTTGAATTTCGGCGTCTAAAACCACTCCCAATACGAAGCCTGCCAGGAACTTCTGCGGATTATCCGATTCACCAGACGGTTCTAAAATGTCAGCGCTCAATTTAAAAGCCTAACAAGcaataataaattgaaaatattaccAAGTAAGGTACATTGATATTTCATaaatatattaaaataaattacctTGGCAGGCAGGCAGAATGGGGCAACATAAATATGAGCTTGAAGGATTGGAAGCAATATTCGCGACAATACACCTGGTTTAGTATCATCTACTCGTGCAATTTCCTTCACAATCGCTCCAGCAAAAGAAGGTAAATTTCCATATCTACAACaacttgattaattaaatcttattttttttaatcgaagttaaacgaaaaagaaattaccCTTTCAATGCTTCGACACGGGAAACGAAATGGTCTGATAAAGCCAACGCGGATGTGTTACTAGCTCTTACAATGTATACCAGCTGAATCGCCATAGCTTGTAGACGTGTGCTCTGAATGAGTAGCATTTCTTCAGTGGATAAATTACTGAACATGTACTGGAGtctaaaatgagaaaatgagtaaattttgtttactcCTTCAATTAATGTAACATTAAATCTAATTACCTAAGACTTCGTCTCTGTAACTGGTCAATTAGATTTTTCACTACATCACCGTCTTGTACGTTTAAACTCGAAGAATCAATCCACGCTGGACTATTCATAACTTTTGCAATTAGAATATGGCATTCTAACTGTGTGGCTAACAGTTCTACACCATGTGCCAAGCTGCTATCGATTTGAGCCAAGCGAATCAAATCATGACATGCCGCATCCCACACTT
This sequence is a window from Daphnia pulicaria isolate SC F1-1A chromosome 7, SC_F0-13Bv2, whole genome shotgun sequence. Protein-coding genes within it:
- the LOC124348471 gene encoding uncharacterized protein LOC124348471, which encodes MNFKLITGFLLIGILGSIGRTNGVALMTRIQMAKTSLEEYLEQCWNDFVDLMDNGIPGLNIPTFDPWFSNDSFPFRMQDSDIVLRADVNATNVTSLGFSSVEIPAVYDNGNGHFNISLTLSDLKINGLYSVVGSHHYFYPIVGNGPFDMMMMDVYSSGTATLMYNGTVYSLTKLELTPLLYGSATAEFFSLSISGTDSTSATYTQIVNLMTELLWFQVEEELRLQLSVSITEYLNNQLLDFKPSSSSVPLQKQKS
- the LOC124348472 gene encoding eukaryotic translation initiation factor 6-like translates to MAVRVQFENNNEVGVFAKLTNAYCLVAIGGSENFYSVFESELSDTIPVIHTSVAGCRIIGRLTVANRHGLLLPNSTTDQELQHIRNSLPDSVKIQRVEERLSALGNVIACNDYVALVHPDLDKETEEVLADTLNVEVFRHTIAGSVLTGSYCAFSNQGGIVHPKTTVADQDELSSLLQVPLVAGTVNRGSDVIGAGLVVNDWSAFCGFDTTATEISVIENVFRLNEANQPSVITTDMRESLIETLT